The genomic region CCTTGCTGACCTTGCTGACCTTGCTGACCTTGCTGACCTTGCTGACCTTGCTGACCTTGCTGACCTTGCTGACCTTGCTGACCTTGCTGATTTTGTTGGTCTTGGTCTTTTTGGTCTTTGGATTCAGAATTATCTTGCTGTTGCTGTTGCTGTTGCTGTTGCTGTTGCTGTTGCTGTTGCTGTTGCTGTTGCTTCTTCTGGGCTTGTTTGACGACTTCTAGGTTGTTTTTCGCATACTCATGATCAGGGTTGTTTTCAAGAATGCTTTGATACTCTTCGATCGCTTGATCGTACTTGCCTTGTTGTGCTTGAGCATTCGCAAGGTTGTAACGAGCACTTTCGTCAGTCAAACCTTGTAGTGTCTGCTCTGCGGCTTCGAAGTCTCCCGCTTTGTATTGTGAAATGCCTTTCCACTCTTGCTGTTTGAATTGTTCCGCAGCCTGCTGGAAATCTTCATCTTGATAAAGCTGATAACCTACTTGATTGTCGGTTTTCCATGGGCTTGCAAACGCAGCATTTGGTTGGCTAAATGATAAAATTACAGCCAATCCGCACCAAATAACGCCTTTTCGAAAAAGCCCAACCGCAGGTAGCAATAGGAATGGCAGTAGCCAGAAGCCATTGTTGACTCTGGTGTTGAGTGAGTTATTGGTTTTGGTCACTTCTGTCGTTGTTGCAACGCGGTCGAGATAGTTCGCAATGTGTTCAACATCTGAATTATCAAACTGCACTTCAGTAAAGGTGCCACCATAGCTGCGTGTAAGATCGCGCATGTTCTTTAAGTTGGTTCTTGCTACTACCGTCTGTCCAGAGTCGGTTTGCATCATCGAGCCAGTTGGCAACGAGATTGGTGCGCCACTTTCACTGCCTACCGTTAAGATAGATAGCGTCCAATTGCCACCAGATAGTAGCGAGTCGATCTCTTTCTTCTCTTGGTCATCGATGTCATCGGCAATGAGTACCAAATCACCTTGGTAGATCTTCGCACGAGTCATCATCTCAATCGCAAGCTTAACCGCAGCGGGGGCGTTGCTGCCTTGATAAGGCATGATATCTGGAGACAAGTTCGGTACTTGGCTCTTAATGGTGTTGATGTCTGACGTTAGCGGACTAATGGTATAAGCATCGCCAGCGTAAGCGACCATTCCGGTTAAGCCCTCTTTCCACAATGAGAGTAGATCGAGCGCTTTATATCGCACTTGCGTTAAACGGTTTGGTTTTATGTCGGTAGCGTAGAGCGACATTGACATATCCATCATCACAACTCGCGCCTGCGTTTTTTCAAAGCTTGGCTGCTCATTGTTTTG from Vibrio gigantis harbors:
- a CDS encoding vWA domain-containing protein, translated to MSNFTFIYPYWLFALVALPAIWWLSKRQSKQGLFASHIARYLAPESSKPSKNRSTYFGIWWLVGVIALAGPSFQNNEQPSFEKTQARVVMMDMSMSLYATDIKPNRLTQVRYKALDLLSLWKEGLTGMVAYAGDAYTISPLTSDINTIKSQVPNLSPDIMPYQGSNAPAAVKLAIEMMTRAKIYQGDLVLIADDIDDQEKKEIDSLLSGGNWTLSILTVGSESGAPISLPTGSMMQTDSGQTVVARTNLKNMRDLTRSYGGTFTEVQFDNSDVEHIANYLDRVATTTEVTKTNNSLNTRVNNGFWLLPFLLLPAVGLFRKGVIWCGLAVILSFSQPNAAFASPWKTDNQVGYQLYQDEDFQQAAEQFKQQEWKGISQYKAGDFEAAEQTLQGLTDESARYNLANAQAQQGKYDQAIEEYQSILENNPDHEYAKNNLEVVKQAQKKQQQQQQQQQQQQQQQQQQQDNSESKDQKDQDQQNQQGQQGQQGQQGQQGQQGQQGQQGQQGQQGQQGQQGQQGQQSQQGQQGQQNDSSQGSQDQQQNSADAENSQIKADSQSQNANQEQAKDQSSANAGDQEGEQSKQPSTANQSEEKEQDKSQPQSARAQQASDEKGDKDGQQALAQASEKPLSNDPDMRKLEQVESVRDPSQLLKAQMILQAQQKSAPNNQNKKW